CCTTTCCGAATTCCCTAAAAGTTGAGACCCGCCTCGCGGGCCGCGTCTGCGAGCGCCTTGATGCGCCCATGATAGATGTACGAGCCGCGGTCAAAGATCACATCCTTGACACCGGCCTTCACAGCGCGCTCGGCAACGAGCTTGCCAACGGCTTCTGCCGCCGCCGTATCGCTCCCCTTGGGCAGCGCGCCCTTGAGATCCTTATCGAGGCTCGACGCGAATGCGAGCGTCTTGCCCGCACGGTCGTCGATCACCTGCGCATAAATATGCTTCGAGGAACGGAACACCGACAGACGCGCACGTCCATTGGCCGCCCGCTTCAGCGAATGCCGCACCCGGCGCGCACGCCGCACAGTGCTGTTGTTCAACGTACCCATCTTCAATCCCGCTACTTCTTCTTGCCTTCCTTACGGAAAATGTACTCGCCGGCGTACTTCACGCCCTTGCCCTTGTAGGGCTCCGGCGGACGGTAACGGCGGATCTCCGCGGCCACCTGGCCGACCAGCTGCTTGTCGATGCCGCTCACGACAATCTCGGTCGGCTTCGGGCAGCTGATTTCGATCCCCTTCGGAATCTCGAAATCGACGTCATGGCTGAAGCCGAGCTGCAGCTGGAGGGCCTGGCCCTTCATCGCGGCACGGTAGCCAACGCCGTTGATCTCGAGCGTCTTCGAGAAACCTTCCGTCACGCCCGTGACGAGGTTCGACACGATCGTACGCGACATGCCCCACATAGCCCGCGAGTCCTTGTTGTCCTCGACCATGCCGATCTCGATCCCGTCATCGCCCATCTTGGCGATGACCTGGTCGACCAGCACGTGGCTGAGCTCGCCCTTAGGTCCTTTGACCTTGATTTCCTGACCGTCCACCGAGGCGGTTACGCCACTGGGGATCGGAACTGGTTTCTTGCCGATGCGCGACATTGATCAAACCTTCGCTTCAACTGGCTCCGCTAAAATACGCTGCAGAGAATCTCGCCGCCGACATTCTCGTTACGCGCCTGCGAATCCGACATGACGCCCTTCGGCGTCGAAAGAATTGACACACCCAGACCATTCGCAACGGTCGGGAGATTCTTAACCGAGGAGTACACACGCCGGCCCGGTGTCGACACCCGCTTGATGTCTTTGATCACCGGCTCGCCGTCGAAGTACTTGAGCTCGATCTCGAACTCAGACTTGCCGCCGTCGTAGTCGACGCGCGCATAGCCACGGATATAGCCCTCGTCGGCCAGCACCTCGAGCACGCGCTCGCGCAGCTTGGAGGTTGGCGTTGAGACCTTCGTCTTGCGCCGCATCTGCGCATTGCGGATGCGGGTCAGCATATCGCCAAGAGGATCGTTGATGCTCATCGAAGTCCTTACCAGCTCGACTTAACCATGCCGGGGATCAGCCCGTTGCTTGCAAGATCGCGCAACGCAATGCGCGACATGCGAAGCTTGCGGTAGTACCCGCGCGGCCGCCCGGTGAGATCGCAACGGTTGTGAATACGTGTCGGCGAGGCATTGCGCGGAATCTCCGCCAGCTTCAGCCGCGCCGCGAAGCGCTCTTCAGCCGGAAGCGACTCGTCCTTGGCAATGGCCTTCAGCCGTGCCCGACGCGCCTCGTATTTTTTAGCAAGGCGGCGGCGCTTCTTGTCCCGCTCGATCATGCTCGTCTTAGCCATTCAGTCCTCCTGTCGCAGCCAGCCCGTGCTTAGCTACGGAACGGAAAGTTCAAACCCTTCAAAAGCGCGCGTGCCTCGTCGTCGTTATCCGCTGTCGTGCACACGATGATGTCCATGCCGAGCACGTCTTCCACCTTGTCGTAGTCGATCTCGGGGAAAACGATGTGCTCTTTCAGGCCCATCGAATAATTGCCGCGCCCATCGAAACTCTTCGGATTGAGCCCACGGAAGTCGCGAACGCGCGGCAGCGCGACGTTCACAAGCCGATCGAGGAACTCGTACATCCGGTTCTTACGCAGCGTTACTTTCACACCGACGGGCATGCCCTCGCGCAGCTTGAAGCCGGCGATCGACTTGCGCGCCTTCGTGATCACAGGCCGCTGGCCCGCGATCAACCCGAGGTCGTTGGCCGCGGACTTGACCTTCTTCGAGTCGTTCACCGCCTCGCCGACGCCGATGTTCAACACCACCTTCTCGAGGCGGGGAATCTGCATGACG
This genomic window from Methyloceanibacter caenitepidi contains:
- the rplE gene encoding 50S ribosomal protein L5, with amino-acid sequence MAEQAYTPRLKQQYNDVIKGELEKEFAFKNVMQIPRLEKVVLNIGVGEAVNDSKKVKSAANDLGLIAGQRPVITKARKSIAGFKLREGMPVGVKVTLRKNRMYEFLDRLVNVALPRVRDFRGLNPKSFDGRGNYSMGLKEHIVFPEIDYDKVEDVLGMDIIVCTTADNDDEARALLKGLNFPFRS
- the rplR gene encoding 50S ribosomal protein L18 — translated: MGTLNNSTVRRARRVRHSLKRAANGRARLSVFRSSKHIYAQVIDDRAGKTLAFASSLDKDLKGALPKGSDTAAAEAVGKLVAERAVKAGVKDVIFDRGSYIYHGRIKALADAAREAGLNF
- the rpsN gene encoding 30S ribosomal protein S14 is translated as MAKTSMIERDKKRRRLAKKYEARRARLKAIAKDESLPAEERFAARLKLAEIPRNASPTRIHNRCDLTGRPRGYYRKLRMSRIALRDLASNGLIPGMVKSSW
- the rplF gene encoding 50S ribosomal protein L6 encodes the protein MSRIGKKPVPIPSGVTASVDGQEIKVKGPKGELSHVLVDQVIAKMGDDGIEIGMVEDNKDSRAMWGMSRTIVSNLVTGVTEGFSKTLEINGVGYRAAMKGQALQLQLGFSHDVDFEIPKGIEISCPKPTEIVVSGIDKQLVGQVAAEIRRYRPPEPYKGKGVKYAGEYIFRKEGKKK
- the rpsH gene encoding 30S ribosomal protein S8, which translates into the protein MSINDPLGDMLTRIRNAQMRRKTKVSTPTSKLRERVLEVLADEGYIRGYARVDYDGGKSEFEIELKYFDGEPVIKDIKRVSTPGRRVYSSVKNLPTVANGLGVSILSTPKGVMSDSQARNENVGGEILCSVF